The proteins below come from a single Caulobacter flavus genomic window:
- the hisC gene encoding histidinol-phosphate transaminase, with amino-acid sequence MTASDRSASPRPLPKPGILDIAAYVGGKSKVEGIAHPVKLSSNENVLGCSEKAKAAYRDAVDRLHVYPDGKSNALRTAVAERYGLEPERLTFGDGSDEIFALLCQVYLEPGDNIVQGEHGFAAYAIGARACQAEVRFAKEPKRRIDLEETVKLVDERTRLVFIANPANPTGTWLTGEEIRSIHAALPPSVILVLDGAYAEFATDPRFEDGLALARETQNVIVTRTFSKIHGLAALRVGWGYADFGIIDPIERIRPPFNTSIPGQEAAIAALADREFEAASVALVEQWRPWLAQQLGGLGLTVTPSAANFVLVDFPSTPGKTALDAEAFLASKGYLVRAVANYGLPESIRITIGREEHNRAVVDLLAQFVAR; translated from the coding sequence ATGACCGCTTCCGACCGTTCCGCCTCGCCTCGCCCGCTGCCCAAGCCGGGCATCCTCGACATCGCCGCCTATGTCGGCGGCAAGTCGAAGGTCGAGGGGATCGCCCATCCGGTGAAGCTGTCCAGCAACGAGAACGTCCTGGGCTGCAGCGAGAAGGCCAAGGCCGCCTATCGCGACGCCGTCGACCGGCTGCACGTCTATCCGGACGGCAAGTCCAACGCCCTGCGCACTGCCGTCGCCGAACGCTACGGCCTGGAGCCCGAGCGCCTGACCTTCGGCGACGGCAGCGACGAGATCTTCGCCCTGCTGTGCCAGGTCTATCTCGAGCCGGGCGACAACATCGTCCAGGGCGAGCACGGCTTCGCCGCCTACGCGATCGGCGCCCGCGCCTGCCAGGCCGAGGTCCGCTTCGCCAAGGAGCCCAAGCGCCGCATCGACCTGGAGGAGACGGTCAAGCTGGTCGACGAGCGCACGCGCCTCGTCTTCATCGCCAACCCGGCCAACCCCACCGGCACCTGGCTGACCGGCGAGGAGATCCGCAGCATTCACGCGGCCCTGCCGCCGTCGGTGATCCTGGTGCTTGACGGCGCCTATGCCGAGTTCGCGACCGATCCGCGCTTCGAGGACGGCCTGGCCCTGGCGCGCGAAACCCAGAACGTCATCGTCACCCGCACCTTCTCGAAGATCCACGGCCTGGCCGCCCTGCGCGTGGGCTGGGGCTATGCCGACTTCGGGATCATCGACCCGATCGAGCGCATCCGTCCGCCGTTCAACACCTCGATCCCCGGCCAGGAAGCCGCCATCGCCGCCCTGGCCGACCGTGAGTTCGAGGCCGCCTCGGTGGCGCTGGTCGAGCAGTGGCGCCCCTGGCTGGCCCAGCAACTGGGCGGCCTTGGCCTGACCGTCACCCCGTCGGCGGCCAATTTCGTGCTGGTCGACTTCCCCTCGACCCCGGGCAAGACCGCGCTGGACGCCGAGGCCTTCCTGGCCAGCAAGGGCTATCTCGTCCGGGCCGTGGCCAATTACGGACTGCCGGAATCGATCCGCATCACCATCGGCCGCGAAGAGCACAACCGCGCCGTCGTCGACCTGCTGGCGCAGTTCGTCGCCCGATGA